One Phaseolus vulgaris cultivar G19833 chromosome 4, P. vulgaris v2.0, whole genome shotgun sequence DNA window includes the following coding sequences:
- the LOC137836709 gene encoding putative disease resistance RPP13-like protein 1 isoform X2 produces MAAELVGGALLSAFLQVAFDRLASPQFLHFFRRRKLDEKLLANLNIMLHSINALADDAELKQLTDPHVKAWLLAVKEAVFDAEDLLGEIDHKLTRCQVEAQSQPQTCTYKVSNFFNSTFSSFNKKIESGMKEVLRRLEYLANQKDALGLEKGTYSDDNDRSGSRVSQKLQSSSLVVESVIYGRDADKDIIINWLTSEIDNPNQPSILSIVGMGGLGKTTLAQHVYSDPKIEDAKFDMKAWVCVSDHFQVLTVTRTILEAITNQKDDSVNLEMVHKKLKEKLSGKKFLLVLDDVWNERPAEWEAVGTPLSYGAPGSKILVTTRSEKVASSMRSKVHLLKQLGEGECWKVFENNALKDGDLELNDELMKVGRRIVEKCKGLPLALKTIGRLLSTKSSISDWKNILESNIWELPKEHSEIIPALFLSYRHLPSHLKRCFAYCALFPKDYEFVKEELIFMWMAQNFLLSPQQIRHPEEVGEEYFNDLLSRCFFNQSSVVGHFVMHDLLNDLAKYVCADFCFRLKFDNEKCMPKTTRHFSFEFCDVKSFDGFESLTDAKRLRSFLPINSWRAKWHFKISIHNLFSEIKFIRVLSFRGCLDLREVPDSVGDLKHLQSLDLSSTEIQKLPDSICLLYKLLILKLSSCSMLEEFPSNLHKLTKLRCLEFVGTKVRKMPMHFGELKNLQVLSMFLVDKNSELSTKHLGGLGGLNLHGRLSINDVQNIGNPLDALKANLKDKRLVELQLEWEWNHVTDDPKKEKEVLQNLQPSNHLETLSIRNYNGTEFPSWEFDNSLSNLVFLKLADCKYCLCLPPLGLLSSLKTLEIRGLDGIVSIGAEFYGSNSSFARLEKLTFCDMEEWEEWECKTTSFPRLEELYVYKCPKLKGTNVVFPLHFFPKLCTLELIDCHHIERISQEYAHNHLTSLYINDCRRFKSFLFPSLTELYILNCPEVELFPDGGLPLNIKHISLSSLKLIASLRDNLDPNTSLQTLYIQQLECFPDEVLLPRSLTSLKINDCRNLKKMHYKGLCHLSSLSLHNCPSLECLPAEGLPKSISSLTILNCPLLKERCRNPDGEDWGKIAHIQDLYVR; encoded by the coding sequence ATGGCAGCTGAACTTGTTGGTGGTGCTCTTCTTTCGGCCTTTCTTCAGGTTGCATTCGACAGGCTCGCTTCTCCTCAATTTCTACACTTCTTTCGTAGAAGAAAACTTGATGAGAAGCTCCTCGCCAATTTGAACATCATGCTGCATTCCATAAATGCTCTCGCTGATGATGCTGAACTAAAGCAGCTCACAGATCCACACGTCAAAGCATGGCTTTTAGCTGTCAAAGAGGCTGTCTTTGATGCAGAGGATCTGTTGGGTGAAATAGACCATAAGCTCACCAGATGCCAAGTCGAAGCTCAATCCCAACCTCAAACCTGTACTTACAAGGTATCAAATTTCTTCAACTCTACTTTCAGTTCATTTAACAAGAAAATTGAATCAGGGATGAAAGAAGTCCTGCGGAGACTAGAATATCTTGCAAACCAAAAGGATGCTCTTGGTTTGGAAAAGGGTACTTATTCGGATGATAATGATAGATCAGGCAGTAGAGTCTCACAGAAATTGCAGTCATCTTCTTTGGTGGTTGAAAGTGTTATTTACGGTAGAGATGCTGACAAAGATATAATCATTAATTGGCTCACATCTGAAATCGACAATCCTAACCAGCCATCAATACTTTCCATTGTGGGCATGGGTGGGTTGGGTAAGACCACACTCGCCCAGCATGTGTACAGTGACCCAAAGATCGAAGATGCAAAATTTGATATGAAAGCATGGGTCTGTGTTTCTGATCATTTTCAAGTTTTGACGGTGACAAGAACAATTCTAGAGGCAATCACAAATCAAAAAGATGATAGTGTTAACCTAGAAATGGTTCACAAAAAACTGAAAGAAAAATTGTCAGGAAAGAAATTTCTTCTTGTTTTGGATGATGTTTGGAACGAAAGACCAGCTGAATGGGAAGCTGTGGGAACTCCTCTTAGCTATGGGGCTCCAGGAAGTAAAATTCTTGTCACAACTCGCAGTGAGAAAGTTGCTTCTAGCATGAGGTCTAAAGTGCATCTTCTAAAGCAATTAGGAGAGGGTGAAtgctggaaagtttttgaaaataatgcatTAAAAGATGGTGATCTTGAATTGAATGATGAGTTAATGAAGGTTGGTAGAAGAATAGTTGAGAAGTGCAAGGGATTACCTCTAGCTCTGAAAACAATTGGACGTCTTTTGAGCACAAAGTCATCCATTTCAGATTGGAAGAACATATTGGAAAGTAACATATGGGAGCTACCAAAAGAACACAGTGAAATTATTCCTGCGTTATTTTTGAGCTATCGCCATCTTCCTTCTCATCTTAAAAGGTGCTTTGCTTATTGTGCCTTATTCCCCAAAGATTATGAGTTTGTGAAGGAGGAGTTAATTTTTATGTGGATGGCCCAAAATTTTCTACTGAGTCCACAACAGATTAGACATCCAGAAGAAGTTGGTGAAGAGTACTTCAATGATCTACTGTCAAGGTGTTTTTTTAACCAATCAAGCGTCGTAGGGCATTTCGTCATGCATGACCTTCTGAATGATTTGGCAAAATATGTATGTGCGGATTTCTGTTTCAGGTTGAAATTTGATAATGAAAAATGTATGCCGAAAACAACCcgtcatttttcatttgaattctGTGACGTCAAAAGTTTTGATGGTTTTGAGAGTTTAACTGATGCTAAAAGACTTCGTTCATTTCTTCCTATCAATTCTTGGAGAGCTAAATGGCATTTCAAGATTTCGatacataatttgttttccgAAATTAAGTTTATACGCGTGTTATCTTTCCGTGGTTGTTTAGACCTTAGAGAGGTCCCAGATTCTGTAGGTGATCTTAAACATCTCCAATCGTTAGATCTTTCGTCTACAGAGATACAAAAGCTACCTGACTCGATATGTTTGCTCTATAAGTTACTAATACTGAAGTTGAGCTCTTGTTCAATGTTGGAGGAGTTTCCCTCAAATTTGCATAAGCTTACCAAATTGCGTTGCCTGGAATTTGTAGGTACAAAAGTGAGAAAGATGCCAATGCATTTTGGAGAATTGAAGAATCTTCAAGTACTAAGTATGTTTTTGGTGGATAAAAATAGTGAGCTAAGTACTAAGCATCTGGGCGGATTGGGAGGACTCAATCTTCATGGAAGGCTATCAATCAATGACGTGCAGAATATTGGGAATCCTTTGGATGCATTAAAAGCAAATTTGAAAGATAAACGCCTTGTGGAGCTACAATTAGAATGGGAGTGGAACCACGTCACTGATGAtccaaagaaagaaaaggaagtaCTTCAGAATCTACAACCTTCCAATCACTTGGAGACTTTGTCAATCAGGAACTACAATGGTACAGAATTCCCAAGTTGGGAATTCGATAATTCGTTATCAAATCTGGTGTTCTTAAAGTTGGCGGACTGTAAATACTGCCTATGTTTGCCTCCCCTTGGACTTTTGTCATCACTGAAGACCCTTGAGATTAGAGGGCTTGATGGAATAGTGAGCATTGGTGCTGAATTTTATGGGAGCAACTCTTCGTTTGCACGCTTGGAGAAGCTGACATTCTGCGATATGGAGGAATGGGAAGAATGGGAGTGTAAAACTACTTCTTTTCCACGTCTTGAAGAGCTTTATGTGTATAAATGTCCGAAACTGAAAGGTACGAATGTAGTCTTTCCACTACATTTCTTTCCAAAGCTCTGTACTCTTGAACTGATAGACTGCCACCACATAGAAAGAATTTCACAGGAGTACGCTCATAATCATCTCACGTCTCTATATATTAATGATTGCCGTCGATTTAAATCATTCCTGTTTCCGTCTCTTACTGAGCTTTATATACTTAATTGTCCAGAAGTTGAGTTGTTCCCAGATGGAGGTTTGccattaaatataaaacatatctCTCTTTCATCTTTAAAACTTATCGCCTCCTTGAGAGACAACTTGGATCCCAACACATCTCTTCAAACCTTGTATATTCAACAGTTGGAGTGTTTTCCCGATGAAGTTTTGCTGCCACGCTCTCTCACCTCTCTAAAAATCAATGATTGCCGAAATCTTAAAAAGATGCACTACAAGGGTCTCTGCCACCTCTCCTCTCTCTCACTTCATAATTGTCCCAGCCTTGAATGCTTACCAGCGGAGGGTCTCCCCAAATCCATCTCTTCTCTTACAATCTTGAATTGTCCATTGCTGAAGGAGCGTTGTCGAAATCCAGATGGCGAAGACTGGGGAAAGATTGCTCACATCCAAGATCTGTATGTGCGAtga